A stretch of Stenotrophomonas indicatrix DNA encodes these proteins:
- a CDS encoding DegV family protein has product MRIGIVVDSACDLPQDFIAEHNIVLLPITVRIGEAVLADHRDEQATLSFLHAHVAEHGAEAETIPFSVNQIRDLFLQRLVIDYDHVFCMTITKTRSPIHDNALQASFAILNDYKPVRQAAGFNSPFALRVLDTQNLFAAQAVTAVEAVRLRASDASVQQIRERLEELAGNVHGYMVTRDLYYMRARARHKGDRSVGLLSAALGSALDIKPVLHGYRGQTGPVAKIKGFDNAVLKLFGVVGRRVRAGLMTPTVCVSYGGELDELRALPGYAQMKEVCAGHGVTVYESVMSLTGMVNVGKGAVTVGFADGPHRFE; this is encoded by the coding sequence ATGCGCATCGGAATCGTCGTCGACTCGGCCTGCGACCTGCCGCAGGACTTCATTGCCGAGCACAACATCGTGCTGCTGCCGATCACCGTGCGGATCGGCGAAGCGGTGCTCGCCGACCACCGCGACGAGCAGGCAACGCTCAGCTTCCTGCACGCGCACGTCGCCGAGCACGGCGCCGAAGCGGAGACCATCCCCTTCAGCGTCAACCAGATCCGAGACCTGTTCCTGCAACGCTTGGTGATCGACTACGACCATGTGTTCTGCATGACCATCACCAAGACCCGCAGCCCGATCCACGACAACGCACTGCAGGCCAGCTTCGCCATCCTCAACGACTACAAGCCGGTGCGGCAGGCGGCCGGCTTCAACTCGCCGTTCGCGCTGCGCGTGCTGGATACCCAGAACCTGTTCGCCGCCCAGGCGGTGACGGCGGTGGAAGCGGTGCGCCTGCGCGCCAGTGATGCCAGCGTGCAGCAGATCCGCGAGCGCCTGGAAGAACTGGCCGGCAACGTGCACGGCTACATGGTCACCCGCGACCTGTACTACATGCGTGCCCGCGCCCGGCACAAGGGCGACCGCAGCGTCGGCCTGCTCAGCGCCGCACTGGGCAGTGCGCTGGACATCAAGCCGGTGTTGCATGGCTATCGCGGGCAGACCGGGCCGGTGGCGAAGATCAAGGGTTTCGACAATGCCGTGCTGAAGCTGTTCGGCGTGGTCGGCCGGCGCGTACGCGCCGGCCTGATGACGCCGACCGTGTGCGTCAGCTACGGCGGCGAACTGGACGAGCTGCGTGCCCTGCCCGGCTATGCGCAGATGAAGGAGGTCTGCGCCGGCCATGGCGTGACCGTGTACGAATCGGTGATGAGCCTGACCGGCATGGTCAACGTCGGCAAGGGCGCGGTCACCGTGGGTTTTGCCGATGGGCCGCATCGATTTGAATGA
- a CDS encoding 2-hydroxychromene-2-carboxylate isomerase has translation MPTLRWYFDFVSPYSYLHWQKVKQLPQFGRIQPVPIAFGAVLHHLGNLGPAEIPAKRRFMYRQLLWTAQAEGTPLRFPPGHPFNPLAALRLCLAAGASTAAVDVLFDWIWRDGHAGDTAEALREPAARLGISDVEAAIGEPAIKEQLRRNTDAAIEAGVFGVPTLAIDGELFWGNDSHPLMAAVLDDPGLLDRPDWQQAVALPVAVQRSR, from the coding sequence ATGCCCACTCTGCGCTGGTATTTCGACTTCGTCTCGCCCTATTCCTACCTGCACTGGCAGAAGGTGAAGCAGCTGCCGCAGTTCGGGCGCATCCAACCGGTGCCCATCGCCTTTGGTGCGGTACTGCACCATCTGGGCAACCTGGGCCCGGCGGAGATCCCGGCCAAGCGCCGCTTCATGTACCGCCAGCTGCTGTGGACTGCGCAGGCCGAGGGCACCCCTCTGCGCTTCCCGCCCGGGCACCCGTTCAATCCGCTGGCGGCCCTGCGCCTGTGCCTGGCCGCCGGTGCCAGCACTGCGGCGGTGGACGTGCTGTTCGACTGGATCTGGCGCGACGGCCACGCCGGCGACACGGCCGAGGCCCTGCGCGAACCCGCCGCCCGGCTGGGTATCAGCGACGTAGAGGCGGCCATTGGCGAGCCGGCAATCAAGGAACAGCTGCGACGCAACACCGATGCGGCGATCGAGGCCGGGGTGTTCGGTGTGCCGACCCTGGCCATCGATGGGGAACTGTTCTGGGGCAACGATAGCCACCCGCTGATGGCGGCGGTGCTGGACGACCCGGGCCTGCTGGATCGCCCCGACTGGCAGCAGGCGGTGGCCCTGCCGGTGGCGGTGCAGCGCAGTCGCTGA
- a CDS encoding amidohydrolase family protein gives MGMLNKRRRAWPGATLVALLVMTTAASAQDLLVRGATVATASARGNVEDADVLVQGGIIRAVGRGLSAPAGVPVVEAKGRMLTPALFGGITEIGIEEVSGESSTVDSALKIGEQPLRPEFDVTLAYNPASVLIPVARLDGIGFTALGAATGGGFVAGQGGVVRFDGSADPIGPRALFLRLGAAASELTGQSRAAQWMLLQQMVDEARGQVAADSPHALLTPAGRRTLARYLSGQGRIVVEVDRAADIRQLLRWAAREKVKIAIAGGAEAWQLAPELAAARVPVFVDALGNLPTTFDQIGATLENAARLRRAGVPVAFAQRDDASHNARKMRQLAGNAVANGLPWADGLAGLTRVPAEVLGVADQIGSIEPGKRADLVLWEGDPLDVAHYAEQVWLGGRAMPMRSRQTELRDRYLQRNAQP, from the coding sequence ATGGGCATGTTGAACAAGCGCCGCCGGGCATGGCCCGGCGCTACCTTGGTTGCGCTGTTGGTGATGACAACCGCAGCCTCGGCGCAGGACCTGCTGGTGCGCGGTGCGACCGTCGCTACCGCCAGCGCACGTGGCAACGTGGAAGATGCCGATGTGCTGGTGCAGGGCGGCATCATCCGTGCGGTGGGCCGGGGCCTGTCCGCACCGGCCGGTGTGCCGGTGGTCGAAGCCAAGGGACGCATGCTGACCCCTGCCCTGTTCGGTGGCATCACCGAGATCGGCATCGAGGAGGTATCCGGTGAATCAAGCACGGTCGACAGCGCCCTGAAGATCGGCGAGCAGCCGCTGCGCCCGGAGTTCGACGTGACACTGGCCTATAACCCGGCGTCCGTGCTGATTCCGGTGGCGCGCCTGGACGGCATCGGCTTCACTGCGCTGGGCGCGGCCACCGGCGGTGGCTTCGTCGCCGGCCAGGGCGGCGTGGTGCGTTTCGATGGCAGTGCCGACCCGATCGGCCCGCGCGCGCTGTTCCTGCGCCTGGGTGCTGCAGCATCTGAACTGACCGGTCAATCGCGCGCGGCGCAGTGGATGCTGCTGCAGCAGATGGTGGACGAGGCACGCGGCCAGGTGGCCGCCGACTCGCCGCATGCGCTGCTGACCCCGGCCGGCCGCCGCACGCTCGCCCGCTATCTGTCCGGGCAGGGCCGCATCGTGGTGGAAGTGGACCGCGCGGCCGACATCCGCCAGCTGCTGCGCTGGGCGGCCCGCGAGAAGGTGAAGATCGCCATTGCCGGCGGTGCCGAGGCCTGGCAGCTGGCGCCGGAACTGGCAGCAGCCAGGGTGCCGGTATTCGTGGACGCGCTGGGCAACCTGCCGACGACCTTCGACCAGATCGGCGCCACCCTGGAAAACGCCGCGCGGTTGCGGCGCGCGGGCGTACCGGTGGCCTTCGCCCAGCGCGATGACGCCTCGCACAATGCACGCAAGATGCGCCAGCTGGCCGGCAACGCGGTGGCCAATGGCCTGCCCTGGGCCGACGGCCTGGCCGGGTTGACCCGGGTGCCGGCCGAGGTGCTGGGCGTGGCCGACCAGATCGGCAGCATCGAGCCGGGCAAGCGTGCCGACCTGGTGCTGTGGGAAGGCGATCCGCTGGATGTGGCGCACTATGCCGAGCAGGTCTGGCTGGGCGGCCGCGCGATGCCGATGCGCTCGCGCCAGACCGAACTGCGCGACCGCTACCTGCAGCGCAACGCGCAGCCCTGA